The segment TATCAGAGTAACTAAGAAAATCAATCATTCAAATTAAACCattaatttatcttttaatttaatgaaaaaaatgtgcTGTCTAGCATTATTAAAAACAGTAATGGTTGATTTATACTCACCaaacaaattaagaaaaaatCACATGCCTTCTTCttgtaatttattattttagcACCATATATATAGTTTCATTGCTCAATATTTTTTTAAACGgaaaaggattgtatgaaacagtgacgtCACGTCATCTGTATCAttttccaatagttttatgccacatcagtactcttatcctgaatttcaggattttatcctgaaaaaaatccaatccaaattaaaatattaaaattcaggATAAAATCCTGAAATTTAGTATAAGAATACTGATatggcataaaactattggaaaaaGATACAAATGACGTGGCATCattgtttcatacaatcctttctcttTTAAACATACTTTTTTATCATTTCTTAAAAATATATGTTTTTTAACTTACATTTTATAGCTTCATATGATTTAGTTTATAGTAATGGAAATCCATGAATTAAAgcctattaaattattaattaacatACTTTTTCATTAATTCATCctctaaaattttcattattttaaaggttaatatgtaatgcactagTAGTGTATAATTTTATGCATTATCTATTGATGAACCAAATGATAACACATCATCAAAACTGAAGTTGAGTATGTCCTGTCACcccttttaaaatgaaaaaaaaattcctaaaccctttaaaatttttaaaattttaaattagtaaaggtaaaattacactttgacctcccttaaaaatgataaaatttaatttaatcctttaaaatttataaaatatagaatattaaaatgataaaattattttttactatcgtaaaaattataatttaattttggccCCTAAAATATCTGACTTTTGCCCCTGAGTAAATCATAATAACAACAAATTTTTATATTGTGTAATTATCTACATTAAATATAGatcttaattttaatattatgagaaaaaataaaagtatttagATGATCATAATTAAATTAGGTCATAAATTTGTCAAAGTGGACCTTTAATTTGCCCACATGGAAGTTGTTTAATGGGATTGTTCTCACTCTCTTATGATTGCAAATctctcattatatatatatatatatatatataataaaagttcAAATGTGAGCTTTTTAAGCCCTTTTTTAAaccaaaaacacaaaagaaacagTTTTGGGTTCCATCAAAATATCATTGGCTACATTTGATGTATCTATTTTGATAAAGACGTGTTGATGaagagatttaaaaaaaaaaaaaaaccaaaaaagaaGCTAAGGAAATAAAACAATAGCAGAGCAAAATTCCATGGATTTAATTTTGGGGAGAAGAATCTCAACTTTGTGAGAATCATTACTTCCGCTCCCTTGTTAGGGCAACTTAATAATATAACACAGAATCTTTGTAGGGCatgtctttatatatatatatacacatgtatgTATGTCTATGTATTATATTAAACTTtcccagtttttttttttttttacccaaaGACAGTCGTGGGGACTTGTCTTTTTTTCCCCCTAAGATTTAAAGTGCATTTGTCCAATAATCAAGTTGTAGTTcctaaagaatatatataataaaacatttttttGGGTATAATTTAACTTTTGTCAAGTGGTTATATCActtcttttgatttttaattttttagagaCTTTATTTATTATGTATCAGTGTTTTATGTTCCTTTCTGTGAAATGTTTTACATATGAATGAAAATtatgttgaatatatatatatatatatatatatatatcattaaatgATAATATAACGACAGAAGCAATAATCTAGAGTATTAACATAGGGAACGTTTAGAAATGGAGAAAAATAgggtatatattatttatatgaaGGAATGAGAAATTTGGAAAACACCAAACATCTTATCATTAATCTCATCCACACACATAATTTAGAATTATCTTATTAAAATTTCCTGTTATCCTTTCTAAATTTGGGAGATTCCTTCtccttttcaaaaaccatttaatatatattatgatTGCAATATGATTATAGTTCATGAACCTAGTTCTTTGGGAATtgtttcaataattttattagggaaaaaatgaaaatataactGATAAACAACTTGGAATATCATAATTGAAATTGACTTTAAAGAATAATACATTTTATTTGTTTCCCTATCTGGTTGCCTGTATGTCAAGAAGCTTGTCCACTGTGTCAAACTCTAAATACTAAGATAGTTTAAGTATATCAGTTTTGCTCATAATTTAGAATGAATATCTGACTCATATAACTTTTatgtgtaaaaaaattattaggtTTTAAGTTTATTTAGTGGGGATTAATTATGAGAGCTGAGCGTGTAGATTGGAATTTTGGATTACAATTATGTGAATAAGACAAAatactaataataaaaaatagggAAGAACTGGTTTAAGGGttctatatatagatatataaataCGATATAATGGGGAACTGAGTTTCAAGGGAAGAAAGTGTGGTTGAGCATAAATGCCCAAGAATGTTTTATAATTAGAAATGCCCGGAGAAACAAACAAAACCTATTGGTTACTTgtgtaatataattatatatgcgtatatgtatatatagaaaCATGATTCATGAGGTTGCTTTAATCATTTTCTTCCCCAATAATCTGAGTTTTACTGCTCTCTAATGATTATTACTATCCAATAAAGAAAAATGACATCTTAAACCGCCCCACCAGTGTTGgtttgccaaaaaaaaaaaaaaaatccaacaaCAATATTGGTTTTCTGAGCACCAAATAGCAGTGCTGAGAATTTTTTTTAACGAGTGGATGACACAAATCCCCACCAAAGCAAATGGTTATGAAACAAACGGGGTCTTAATGAAGTGGGGGCAAGGGTTGTTTTCAGATACATATGAATTTGGTTTACAGGCGAGATAGATCACAAATATTATATTGATACAAAGAAATAGATATATGGCTCGTGGAAAACCATTAGTGGAATGTAGGAGTTAAGTTCGCATGGTGTTCATAGAGTGACTTTGGAGTTTTgagagaaaattttagaaaaataataataaatggacTGTGCATGCCTTTTTAGATTATTGGAAGATAGGTACATAATTATACACATCTTATGGAATAAGGATGGGTTTGGGGCGGCGGTACTGTGTGGTGCGGTgtgtttagcttactttttgtctcatgTTACAGTATcgtacagtatctaatctcaccgccaccgctgtttttacactaaccgcaggTAAACGCACCGCCCATCTAAACTCACCCAAAGTGTTTTATATATGTAATATGTTTGCTAAGTTGTGATTAATCTTTTTATACGTGGTTTGTTAAATTATATAAAGTCTTATTTTTGTAAAGAGTTTTAAGTCAATATTAATGTGACAAGATAAAATTCACGTATTAATTATATAAGAGACAAATATCATTAACTGTACAAGCAAAATGTTTGCagaaagtaaattttttttatcaaaataggtTGACTTGTCCAAATTTTTCAAGGTGAAATAATTATGGATATTTATTTATGTGTGCAATGTACATAAAAGTACCCTTAGCCCACCATAAGAGAGATGATTGGATGTGGGTTCATAGATGTTAAGAATTACGGCAACGTCAATTGCCAAAACTTTCTTTCCCTAGATGGCCAACCAAAACCAAGGTAACTAACCATGGCCTACAAACTAGATGTTCATATAGGTTTGGGGGTTGAATTCTGGTATGTAGTTCGCATAAGCATATAGATCAGATGCAGGACTAAGTATGTATAGGAAGTAGACGCCACAACCTATAAGGCTAAAACTTGCCACATGCCCACATGACATCTTACCCTCAGAAAAGAAAAAACTTGACATGTTCAACTAGTCTATCGATATTTGGTCAAAAAACCTACCCTAAGGTGGCTATAACTATCAGATTTTGAAGTTTTTATAAAATTCGCCATAAACTTCTGGACATTCAATTCAAATTGTATACAAACACCTGTGTTTGTAAGAAAACATTATCTCATTTATCGActgtaattattaaattttacaaGTAAAATTAACAAAGTGGTACATAGATATTAGTCCAATGATACATCCGCTATATACATAAAaggataaattttatataaaattatatatttttcttttaaatgaaTGCTAATTTAAGGAAAAAAAACTATTATATGGCTGAttgattttattgtatttttaaaaagttaagtGAGTAGTTTATGGGGAGTGAGTAGTTTTTTTTAGAtctgaaatttttaaaggttgGAATTAATGAATGtaaaagtacaaaaaaaaaggtaaaattgaTTAATTACTGTTTTGTTTTAcattttcttgatttatattaACTTTTAAAGAGATTTTAGTAATATCAGTTAAGGATATAAACTTAATCagaatttaatattaatataaatagtaaAAACCTTCTggcagaaaaagaaaaaaaaatgataacCTCTTAATCCACTAATGAAGTAAAAAATTCCAGTATTTACTATCTACTTTCCCTTTTCCCGGCTAGTGTTTCAAACTAGAAACTTCTTTGGGTTATCTTCATATTAGATTAAAGCCCAATTTTAGGTTTATGTACCACAGGTTTAGACGTAGAACCCTGTCGGTCCAAATCGAAACCTGAAAATTAAATATGAAGTTGCTTCTAGGGAGTAGAATTAAATATATTGACTAAAAATGGCTTCTAGATTCTAACCTCTACCTTCCAACTCCAATAAACAAGGGCGGTGCACGTGGTTGGGAAGGATTTATTAGGGCTATAAGATTTCATTATTGCAATCCTTTGTTGGGTGTTAAGTATTTGAAACAGAATTTCTAAGCAAACAATTCTCCAAGGCAAATCAAAACTTTGGCCTATTAAATTTAGCTCCCAAATTTTGAGGCGATTATTGTTACTTGAGCCCAATGATAATATTATGTTTAAAGGCACTTTCACCTTGCATGATGcagaaatatatttttataaatataaaaatgagtAGTATATAATAAACGCCACAATGACAAAAATAAGACTGATATAATTAACACCAAAAGTTTAATATCTAGATTTTGTTCTTCTTActatatttattttaacataataaagaaaaaaatatgaGATAAAACACACATATTATCCagatctattttcacatgaaatctTCCTTTAAATGTACTAAAAGTCACGAAATTCAAATATGGTGGTTCCTATATCATCTAATAATATCTCCCAACAATTTATCATAAATGGGTGGCACTGATGGGCAGTTAATGAGACGATGGCGTATATGTAGGCAGAGGAGCAAACGGAAAAAACTCTAAACAATCATTGCTCACCTCAGTGCCTCCCAACAGTCTACATTGTAGCCATAGTTTTGAAACTACTAATTGAATGGCTAAAACCAAAGTTGAATACGAAATTATCTGAAAGGAACGCATACTAAACCCTCATAAATTGGGTAGTTGTTAGTTTAGTAAATCTCATAAAAAGTccaaaatgaaattaaaacagATTATTGTCGAGACTGTTGATGTCACAAAAATTAAAGGCCATAACCAAGTGACGAATGGCCCAATCAGTTATGTTTGGCAAATGAATTTGAATGCACGCACCACCACCCTCAAAGCTCATCCACCAAAGCCCATGTCATAAACTGCATTTAAGTGAAACAGTGGCAGTTGGAGCCATTATGTTGGTTGAAAAATATTGTTGGCAGTGTTATTCAGCAGTACTTGTCCTAAGGCTCCTACTACATTTCTCATTATAAATGTGGAGAATTCTTGCTCTACTTTCCATTCCATGCAACACTAACTTTTAGATTCCCTTTCCATTGCACTGCTCTTTCTTTCTTTAGAATTAGTCACTCCTGTTCTAGATGAAGGTTCTCTCCCCAATTCTTGCTTGCCTAGCGGTAAGGTTTTCGATTTCATGTGATTATTCGTTGTTGAATGCAAAGAACTATGAGGGTTTTTTTTTGCCTCAACTTTTCTTGTTTGCTATTTGTTGTTGCAGCTTGCTGTGGTGGCAAGTCATGCTGCTCTCTCACCCGAGCAATATTGGAGCTATAAGCTGCCAAATACTCCAATGCCAAAGGCTGTCAAAGAAATTCTACATCCAGGTGAGTGTTTAATATCCCAAgaattattcttttttttttttttttgaatcgtGTTTACTCACCGACAAAACAGGACTATTGTGATATAAGCTCTTAACTTGAGATGGTCAGGAAAGTGAGGACTGTAGAATATCAGACCCTGGTTTCCCATAGAATTGAATTGAGCCTAATACAGCAAACAATCATGTAATCATGGAAACCGGGTAATAATCAGATATGAGGTGCTTAACATAGTTCTGTTCCTGCGATTTATTAAAAGAGAAAGAGCAGGATACGTTCTGTTTAGCAATATATTTCAGAAAACATAGGAATAGGATGTGTTCTGCACATATTGACTTATTATGAAAAAAATTGTTGGAATCATGCTTTCATCAGCATGTATCTGAGCTCTCTTGCCCATTTTGGTTTATTTGCAGAACTGATGGAGGAGAAAAGTACCTCTGTAAATGTAGGAGGTGGTGGTGTAAACGTCAATACAGGAAAAGGGAAGCCAGCGGGTGGCACTCATGTGAACGTTGGGCGCAAAGGAGTTGGAGTGAACACGGGTAAGCCAGGGGGTGGCACTCATGTGAATGTTGGAGGCAAAGGAGTTGGGGTGAACACTGGAAAGCCAGGAGGTGGCACCCATGTGAACGTTGGAGGCAAAGGTGGAGGAGTATCTGTACACACCGGACACAAGGGAAAGCCAGTAAATGTTAATGTGAGTCCGTTTCTTTACCAATATGCAGCCACTGAAACTCAAATCCATGACGATCCGAATGTGGCTCTTTTCTTTCTGGAAAAGGATATACACCCCGGGGCAACAATGAGCCTGCATTTCACTGAAAATACAGAGAAATCCGCTTTCTTACCTTATCAAACTGCCCAAAAAATACCGTTTTCATCTAACGAGTTGCCAGAAATTTTCAACAAGTTTTCAGTGAAACCTGGATCAGTGAAGGCAGAGATGATGAAGAACACAATTAAGGAGTGCGAACAGCCAGCGATTGAAGGAGAGGAAAAATATTGTGCAACCTCACTGGAGTCAATGATTGACTACAGCATTTCCAAACTAGGGAAAGTTGATCAGGCAGTCTCAACAGAAGTGGAAAAACAAACCCCAACGCACAAGTATACAATAACAGCTGGAGTGCAGAAGATGACAAATGATAAAGCTGTAGTGTGCCACAAGCAGAATTATGCATATGCTGTCTTCTATTGTCATAAATCAGAAACAACAAGGGCTTACATGGTTCCTTTAGAGGGTGCTGACGGAACAAAAGCCAAAGCAGTAGCAGTCTGTCACACAGATACATCAGCATGGAACCCAAAGCATTTGGCTTTTCAAGTCCTAAAAGTTGAGCCAGGAACCATTCCTGTCTGCCATTTCCTTCCTCGGGATCACATTGTTTGGGTCCCCAAGTAAAAGTCCTGAAGAGTAGACTCATACACTATAGTTTCATCATAGTGTGCATTAAAACAGCTTAAAGCAATATCCAGTTTGTTCTATAATAATATACCCACGAGTTTAGTCATGTAAAATCTATCCATGAATCATGTTCTTAGTAATGGATAAAATGATAGTACTTTCTGTATCACAAGGGTCTGGCGATAAATTTATTAGTATTTTAAGTAACTTTTCAGACATCGTATTCCAAGTAACTTTGCGGACAGTATGTTTCTCCATTAGATTACTAATTCTCATTCATCTCAGATTAGCCATCTCCACAGGAAAATTCTCTGAAGGTAAAGTATCATGTATCTCGAAGGATGCTAACTTAATATAGTAAGACCAGCATTAAAATCTTTTCAGATATGAGTAGGTTCCAAAGTACACAAATTTGAGCACCTGTACGGAACAAACCATTGTGTGCACTGCGCAGCTCTTCGTGTCTGATTCCTCCACCACTGTGATTAGCAGCTGCAGGCCCTTGATAGACTTATTCAACAGATTATGGTGATAAGTCAAATAATTATATATGATGTCGGCTCCACAGATCCTTTTATTCCTGCAATGCGGATAAATGCCCAAGAATGTTTCATAATTAGGTATGCCTGGAGAAACAAACAAAACCTATTGGTTACTTgtgtaatataattatatatgtgtatatgtatatatagaaaCATGATTCATGAGGTTGCTTTAATCATTTTCTTCCCCAGTAATCTTAGTTTTACTGCTCTCTAATGATTATTACTATCCAATAAAGAAAAATGACATCTTAAACCGCCCCACCAGTGTTGgtttgccaaaaaaaaaaaaaattccaacaaCAATATTGGTTTTCTGATCACCAAATAGCAGTGCTGAGAATTTTTTTTAACGAGTGGATGACACAAATCCCCACCAAAGCAAATGGTTATGAAACAAACGGGGTCTTAATGAAGTGGGGGCAAGGGTTGTTTTCAGATACATATGAATTTGGTTTACAGGCGAGATAGATCACAAATATTATATTGATACAAAGAAATAGATATGGTTCGTGGAAAACCATTAGTGATATGAAGGAGTTAAGTTCGCATGGTGTTCATAGAGTGACTTTGGAGTTTTgagagaaaattttagaaaaataataataagtggAGTGTGCATGCCTTTCTAGATTATTATGTAATTATACATGTCTTATGGAATATAAGTGTCTTATACATATAATATGATTATTAAGTTACGATGAATCCTTTCACATTTTATTTCCTTTCAAATGTTATTTTTAAAGTTATGTAAAGTCTTATTTTTATAAGTAGTTTTAAGTTAATATTGATGTGATTGGACGAGATCCACGTATTAAACATATAGAGAACAAATATCAATAATCATGTAAAATAAGATGTAGTCTTCAAGCAAAATAGTcttaataaatgaattttttttaatcaaaatgaATTGACTTGACAAAATCTttcaaaaggaaataaaaaaattatcacatatatttatatatgtgtgcAATATACATAAATGTACCCTTAGCCCACCATAAGAGAGGGGAGTGGATGTGGGTTCATATTACGGTAAAATCAATTACCAAAACTTTCTTTCGCAAATTTTAGACGGCGAACCAAAACCAAGGTACCTAACCACGACCTACAAACTAGATGTTCATATAGGTTAGATGCAGGATTAATAAGCCACAACCTATAAGGCTAAACTTGCCACATGCCCATATGACATCTtactctcaaaaaaaaaaaagaaaaaaaaacatgacATGTTCAACTGGACTAAAAGTATAAATATACATGGTCAAAAAAACCTACCCTAAAGAGGCTAAAACTATGGgattttaaagttttcaaaaaatcgTCATAATATTTTTGACATTCAACTCAAATCCTATACAAATACCTTTATTTTGTAAGAAGAAATTATCTCATTTATCgactataattattaaattttacaaGTAAAATTAATAAAGTGGCACATATATTAGTCCAATGATAAATTCGCTATATAGatgaaaagtataaaaattatatatatttttaaaaaaacaattataTGGCTGAttgtttttattgtattttaaaaAGTTAAGTGAGTAGCTTTTTACCCTTTGATTCCCAAAAAAATGTTGTTATTGAGGATTGTTACCTATACGCAGATAAATTCAAGGAAAATTATTTCATGCAAGCTAATCATATTTAAAAGCAAGCAAAGGGTCGTAAACATTGTAGATTGGAGCATTTCATGAAACATAGTTACAAGCTAGAGTATCATCCAATGACCCATAGCAGTCTTCTATATTATTGGGTTTTTGCAAACTTGGGCTTGAATACACAAATAGATCAGTAGCGCAGACGGAATATAATTACTAAAAACTTTGTTTTTTGTGAATTGAATTTGGATTTatgctttattttattatcaacaATGATATCAGAACCTATTTTAAATCCAACATCATGAcgatttgatttttatttgttttaataatattTTGTCCCCTAAGTAATTGGCAACTGAAAACTTCTACCTTTCTATGCATGATTACTTTAGAAATTTTGTAAATAATTGTCAAGCAACGTCGTGGTTACAATTCTTGAACTGGATTCCATGATAAGGAGTTTAAGCTTTAAAGTCGACCAAAGCAAATTAGTATCTTTCACTCTTTTAACATATATTTCcaagttcatatataaacatttatttatattCTTGGTTTAGAAACAGGGCTAAAAAAACTCTCTTGAAAACAGATACCATTGGCGGCAGCCATGGGTTTAtgtgaagaagaaaagatgcctGTATCTCTATGAGTAGAATTATTGCAGTGGGTCACAACTTCGCTTTCATTTACTTCAACCTCTCAGGTAATATTTAGCGTTGAATTGTTTGCAAAATTATTTACCTCATATTCCCACTTCCTTTGATCTCTCCTTGTCCCAACCACGTTGGATTTTGAACCATTTGGTCTTATATTACATAACAtacaaatgaaaagaaaagaaaaacatttgCGATTCCGGTCATAAATAAATAATGTTCTGTTCTGTGACGAGAAACAGCCAAAGCTTCCTGCACTtacaataagaataataatagtaaaagtaaTGAGGGTAAAGgcttaaaagttttttttttttttaaatagaggATAAGGAGTAAGGATTATCTTATGATCCAACTTAAATTTAgtgtttaattgaaaatttaaatacaaTAACTTTTCTAGCAACTCGTTCTGGGTTGAAGATACCCTATTAAAAGCGATGGAAATGGCAGATTTGGATCGTCGTTTCATCTGACCACCATATTTCCCTCCTCTGCTGCTCTCGTTGTTCTGGGTTGAGAATTTCTGATATTCTAAAGGTATTTCTCAACTCCCTTCCACTGTTTGTTGGTTTTGATTGCCAAATCTCGCAAGGTTTTGGTTGTTTTGGGTTTTCTGGTCACTGAAGGGTTTGGAAGAGGTTTTCAGAGTTGCATcgtgttttattttctttattttatttgtttgaaCTTTATTTTCTATCTGCTTTTGTTGTGTATTTGTTTTGAACTTTGTTTTGGATTTCCAAgcccattttaattaaaatagacagtttattaaaaaaattattttttgacaaaaaaaaaaaaagagtacgtTAAAATTGTTTGCTTTTACTTTTGATAAAAAATgtttttgtaaaatattttttatcccaaaaatatttttgaaaaattcaaAAGTATATTGTTTA is part of the Gossypium arboreum isolate Shixiya-1 chromosome 5, ASM2569848v2, whole genome shotgun sequence genome and harbors:
- the LOC108470561 gene encoding BURP domain protein RD22-like precursor (The RefSeq protein has 2 substitutions compared to this genomic sequence); this encodes MKVLSPILACLALAVVASHAALSPEQYWSYKLPNTPMPKAVKEILHPELMEEKSTSVNVGGGGVNVNTGKGKPAGGTHVNVGRKGVGVNTGKPGGGTHVNVGGKGVGVNTGKPGGGTHVNVGGKGGGVSVHTGHKGKPVNVNVSPFLYQYAASETQIHDDPNVALFFLEKDLHPGATMSLHFTENTEKSAFLPYQTAQKIPFSSNELPEIFNKFSVKPGSVKAEMMKNTIKECEQPAIEGEEKYCATSLESMIDYSISKLGKVDQAVSTEVEKQTPTHKYTITAGVQKMTNDKAVVCHKQNYAYAVFYCHKSETTRAYMVPLEGADGTKAKAVAVCHTDTSAWNPKHLAFQVLKVEPGTIPVCHFLPRDHIVWVPK